A single Microbacterium protaetiae DNA region contains:
- the ctaD gene encoding cytochrome c oxidase subunit I has translation MATTIPVDLPDTKTSHLPPVQADLLTRTRVEQKGNIVVRWITSTDHKTIGYLYLITSVMFFMFGGVMALIIRAELFEPGLQLVATKDQFNQLFTMHGTIMLLMFATPLFAGFTNAILPLQIGAPDVAFPRLNAFAYWLYLFGSLIAVAGFLTPQGAAAFGWFAYQPLANATFSPGAGANLWFLGLAMSGFGTILGAVNFITTVITMRAPGMTMWRMPIFTWNAMITSIMVIMVFPVLAAGLLGVSADRILGAHLFDAVNGGVLLWQHLFWFFGHPEVYIIALPFFGIVTEIFPVFSRKPVFGYRTLIYATIAIAALSTSVWAHHMYATGAVLLPFFSLLSMLIAVPTGVKIFNWIGTMWRGSVTFEMPLVFAIGFLTSFVFGGLTGVILASPPLDFHVTDSYFVVAHFHYVVFGTVVFAMFAGFYFWWPKWTGKMLNERLGMVHFWMLFIGFHMTFLVQHWLGVAGMPRRYADYAPSDGFTWMNQVSTIGAMLLGSSMIPFLFNVWVTARKAPKVTVNDPWGYGGSLEWATSCPPPRHNFTAIPRIRSERPAFDLNHPEAAPVPV, from the coding sequence ATGGCGACCACGATCCCGGTCGACCTGCCAGACACGAAGACGTCTCATCTCCCGCCTGTCCAGGCCGACCTTCTCACCCGCACCCGTGTCGAGCAGAAGGGCAACATCGTCGTCCGGTGGATCACCTCCACCGACCATAAGACGATCGGCTATCTGTATCTGATCACCTCGGTGATGTTCTTCATGTTCGGCGGGGTGATGGCCCTGATCATCCGTGCCGAGCTGTTCGAACCGGGCCTGCAGTTGGTCGCCACGAAAGACCAGTTCAACCAGCTGTTCACGATGCACGGCACGATCATGCTGCTGATGTTCGCGACGCCGCTGTTCGCCGGGTTCACCAACGCGATCCTTCCCCTGCAGATCGGCGCACCCGATGTGGCGTTCCCTCGGCTGAACGCCTTCGCGTACTGGCTGTACCTGTTCGGCTCACTGATCGCCGTCGCCGGTTTTCTCACTCCACAGGGCGCCGCCGCGTTCGGCTGGTTCGCCTACCAACCCCTCGCGAATGCCACCTTCTCGCCAGGCGCCGGCGCGAATTTGTGGTTCCTGGGTCTGGCGATGAGCGGTTTCGGCACGATCCTGGGGGCGGTGAACTTCATCACCACGGTCATCACCATGCGCGCGCCCGGCATGACGATGTGGCGCATGCCGATCTTCACCTGGAACGCCATGATCACCAGCATCATGGTGATCATGGTCTTCCCCGTGCTGGCCGCGGGGCTGCTCGGGGTCAGCGCCGACCGCATTCTCGGAGCGCACCTGTTCGATGCCGTCAACGGCGGTGTGCTGCTGTGGCAGCATCTGTTCTGGTTCTTCGGCCACCCCGAGGTGTACATCATCGCGCTGCCGTTCTTCGGCATCGTCACCGAGATCTTCCCGGTGTTCAGCCGCAAGCCGGTGTTCGGGTATCGCACGCTGATCTACGCGACGATAGCCATCGCCGCACTGTCGACCTCGGTGTGGGCGCACCACATGTACGCCACCGGCGCGGTGCTGCTGCCGTTCTTCTCCCTGCTGTCCATGCTCATCGCGGTGCCCACCGGGGTGAAGATCTTCAACTGGATCGGCACCATGTGGCGAGGCTCGGTGACGTTCGAGATGCCCCTCGTGTTCGCGATCGGCTTTCTCACCTCGTTCGTGTTCGGTGGCCTGACCGGGGTGATCCTCGCCTCGCCCCCGCTGGATTTCCACGTCACCGACTCGTACTTCGTCGTCGCGCACTTCCACTACGTCGTGTTCGGCACGGTCGTGTTCGCCATGTTCGCCGGGTTCTACTTCTGGTGGCCGAAGTGGACCGGAAAGATGCTCAACGAACGTTTGGGCATGGTGCACTTCTGGATGCTGTTCATCGGATTCCACATGACGTTCCTCGTGCAGCACTGGCTGGGGGTGGCCGGGATGCCGCGGCGGTACGCCGATTACGCCCCGTCTGACGGATTCACCTGGATGAACCAGGTATCCACGATCGGGGCCATGCTGCTGGGCTCGTCGATGATCCCCTTCTTGTTCAACGTGTGGGTCACGGCACGGAAGGCACCGAAGGTGACAGTGAACGACCCGTGGGGCTACGGCGGATCGCTCGAGTGGGCGACCAGTTGCCCGCCGCCGCGGCACAACTTCACCGCGATCCCGCGCATCCGCAGCGAGCGGCCCGCGTTCGACCTCAACCATCCCGAGGCGGCGCCCGTGCCTGTGTGA
- the fabG gene encoding 3-oxoacyl-ACP reductase FabG: protein MSRVAIVTGAARGIGAATARRLATDGFAVAVVDLAEDAGQPVVDEIRAAGGEALAVGADVSDEAAVATAVDRVAAELGAPVVLVNNAGVIRDNLLFKMTADDWDTVLRVHLRGTFLMSRAVQKHMVEAGWGRIVNLSSTSALGNRGQVNYSAAKAGMQGFTKTLAIELGRFGVTANAIAPGFIETDMTAATAARVGVPFDEFTAAAAKEIPVGRTGKPEDIANAVAFFVSEASGFVSGQVLYVAGGPKA from the coding sequence ATGAGCAGAGTCGCCATCGTCACCGGAGCAGCGCGCGGCATCGGCGCGGCCACCGCGCGCCGCCTGGCCACCGACGGGTTCGCCGTCGCCGTCGTCGACCTGGCCGAAGACGCCGGTCAGCCGGTGGTCGACGAGATCCGCGCCGCCGGCGGTGAAGCCCTCGCCGTGGGTGCCGATGTCTCCGATGAGGCCGCGGTGGCCACGGCCGTCGACCGCGTGGCCGCCGAGCTGGGCGCCCCGGTCGTGCTGGTGAACAACGCCGGCGTCATCCGCGACAACCTGCTGTTCAAGATGACCGCCGACGACTGGGACACCGTTCTGCGTGTGCACCTGCGCGGAACGTTCCTGATGAGTCGCGCCGTGCAGAAGCACATGGTCGAGGCTGGCTGGGGCCGCATCGTGAATCTGTCGAGCACGTCGGCGCTGGGCAATCGCGGCCAGGTGAACTACTCGGCCGCGAAGGCGGGCATGCAGGGCTTCACGAAGACCCTCGCGATCGAGCTGGGTCGGTTCGGTGTCACAGCGAACGCCATAGCGCCGGGCTTCATCGAGACCGACATGACGGCTGCCACCGCCGCGCGCGTGGGCGTGCCGTTCGACGAGTTCACGGCGGCCGCGGCCAAGGAGATCCCGGTCGGGCGCACCGGCAAGCCCGAAGACATCGCCAACGCCGTCGCGTTCTTCGTGTCCGAGGCATCCGGCTTCGTCTCCGGCCAGGTGCTCTATGTCGCCGGTGGCCCGAAGGCCTGA
- a CDS encoding sulfurtransferase: MSPLITAAELHDLLASARPPKALDVRWRLDRPDGRTAFAAGHVPGAVYVDLDSELAAHGAPADGRHPLPSPAQLQAAARRWGLNDGDTVVVYDDIANMSSARAWWLLRDAGVEVRVLDGAYEAWVHADYPIETGPIHPTAGNVTLDPGRLATVGMDAAADVAARGVLLDARAGERYRGEVEPIDPKAGHIPGAVSAPTTENVDDEGRFLPADVLRTRFESLGVTGGIPVGAYCGSGVTASHEVLALAIAGFDAALYPGSWSQWSNTPGRPVATGS, from the coding sequence ATGTCGCCGCTGATCACCGCCGCCGAACTGCACGATCTGCTCGCCTCCGCACGCCCACCGAAGGCGCTCGATGTGCGCTGGCGCCTCGACCGGCCCGACGGCCGCACCGCCTTCGCCGCCGGGCACGTCCCCGGTGCCGTCTATGTCGACCTCGACTCCGAGCTCGCCGCACACGGCGCGCCGGCCGACGGGCGGCATCCGCTCCCCTCACCCGCTCAGCTGCAGGCGGCGGCCCGTCGCTGGGGCCTCAACGATGGTGACACTGTGGTCGTCTACGACGACATCGCGAACATGTCGTCGGCACGGGCCTGGTGGCTGCTGCGCGACGCCGGTGTCGAGGTGCGCGTGCTGGACGGCGCGTATGAGGCGTGGGTGCACGCCGACTACCCGATCGAGACAGGCCCGATCCACCCGACGGCCGGCAACGTGACACTCGATCCCGGTCGCCTGGCGACGGTGGGGATGGATGCCGCGGCCGACGTGGCCGCGCGCGGCGTGCTGCTCGACGCCCGAGCCGGCGAGCGCTACCGCGGCGAGGTCGAGCCGATCGATCCGAAGGCCGGGCACATTCCCGGCGCCGTCAGCGCACCGACCACCGAGAACGTCGATGACGAGGGGCGTTTTCTTCCCGCCGACGTGCTGCGCACCCGATTCGAGAGCCTGGGCGTGACCGGCGGCATCCCCGTCGGCGCCTACTGCGGTTCGGGCGTCACCGCGTCGCACGAGGTTCTCGCGCTGGCCATCGCCGGTTTCGACGCGGCCCTGTATCCGGGCTCATGGAGTCAGTGGTCGAACACTCCAGGCCGCCCGGTCGCGACCGGGTCGTGA
- a CDS encoding MBL fold metallo-hydrolase, whose protein sequence is MEPLSDSQYRAATTGGMPDAEQVADGLWSLAMPMPGGGSLGYTLAAVHLGPDGTVALIDPGWAEPGSLERIDDFLRGLGRQMADVATVVVTHAHPDHIGLADAVRQASGARVVLHRREQASIDAEGAVVPEDLDSRLQEWGVAPERARLLHDRAHGSAPRHAPLHADVLVEDGDELPVAGATWRVLHTPGHTPGHICVVDESRGLLFSGDHVLPTVYPGLGLGADFGENPLTAYLRSLHRLHPYDDVEVVPGHGYRFRGLAGRRRDTALHALRRVRETAEVLHDDPTASIWDIASRLSWSGGWAQLQHSIMLFSGLNQTDMYRDFVVSGGLESPEALWP, encoded by the coding sequence ATGGAGCCTCTGAGCGACTCCCAGTACCGGGCAGCCACCACAGGCGGCATGCCTGACGCCGAACAGGTGGCCGACGGGCTGTGGTCGCTGGCGATGCCCATGCCTGGCGGCGGCAGTCTCGGCTACACGCTGGCCGCCGTGCACCTGGGCCCCGATGGCACCGTCGCGCTCATCGACCCCGGCTGGGCCGAACCCGGATCGCTCGAGCGCATTGACGATTTTCTGCGGGGGCTGGGGCGGCAGATGGCGGATGTCGCGACCGTGGTGGTCACGCATGCACATCCCGATCACATCGGGCTGGCGGATGCCGTGCGTCAGGCCAGCGGAGCGCGCGTCGTGCTGCATCGCCGGGAACAGGCATCCATCGACGCCGAAGGCGCCGTCGTCCCAGAAGACCTCGATTCCCGGCTGCAAGAGTGGGGAGTCGCGCCCGAGCGCGCGCGACTGCTGCACGACCGCGCGCATGGATCGGCTCCGAGGCATGCGCCGCTGCACGCCGACGTGTTGGTCGAGGACGGTGACGAGCTGCCGGTGGCCGGGGCGACGTGGCGGGTGCTGCACACCCCCGGCCACACGCCGGGCCACATCTGCGTGGTCGACGAATCGCGGGGGCTGCTGTTCTCGGGCGATCACGTGCTGCCCACCGTGTATCCGGGGCTCGGCCTCGGCGCCGACTTCGGCGAGAACCCGCTGACCGCGTACCTGCGGTCGCTGCACCGGCTGCATCCGTATGACGATGTCGAGGTCGTACCCGGGCACGGCTACCGTTTTCGTGGGCTGGCCGGCCGCCGCCGCGACACCGCGCTGCACGCACTGCGACGCGTGCGCGAGACCGCCGAGGTGCTGCACGACGACCCGACAGCGTCGATCTGGGACATCGCATCGCGTTTGAGTTGGAGCGGGGGATGGGCGCAGCTGCAGCACAGCATCATGCTGTTCTCGGGGCTGAATCAGACCGACATGTACCGCGACTTCGTCGTTTCGGGCGGGTTGGAAAGCCCCGAGGCGCTCTGGCCGTAG
- a CDS encoding SDR family oxidoreductase: MRIVVIGGTGHIGRLVVDRIENSAQAVVVASRRTGVDALTGEGLDRALELADAVIDVTNAPHPDADGARDFFTTMTARVIEAELAAGVRHHIMLSIVGADREVSDGYFAAKAAQERVIADSRMPYTIVRSTQFFEFARSIAQWNTSRDTIHLPTTHVQPVAAEDVAATLVDVAAGDPIDGVVEVAGPERMPLPQFVSRVLLADRDERFVVADDNARTHGFNIASSDLLPGDAALVGTTTLDTWIREPRPR; the protein is encoded by the coding sequence ATGCGCATAGTGGTCATCGGCGGCACCGGACACATCGGACGGCTCGTGGTCGATCGCATCGAGAACTCCGCACAAGCTGTGGTCGTGGCATCCCGCCGCACCGGCGTCGACGCGCTGACCGGCGAAGGCCTCGACCGGGCGTTGGAGCTGGCCGATGCCGTCATCGACGTCACCAATGCCCCACACCCCGACGCCGATGGCGCGCGCGATTTCTTCACCACCATGACCGCCCGAGTGATCGAGGCCGAGCTGGCGGCCGGTGTGCGACATCACATCATGCTCTCGATCGTCGGGGCCGATCGAGAGGTGAGCGACGGATACTTCGCCGCAAAGGCCGCGCAGGAGCGAGTGATCGCCGACAGCCGCATGCCGTACACGATCGTGCGGTCGACGCAGTTCTTCGAGTTCGCGCGGTCGATCGCCCAGTGGAACACGTCGCGCGACACGATCCACCTGCCGACCACCCATGTGCAGCCCGTCGCCGCCGAAGATGTGGCCGCGACGCTCGTCGATGTCGCCGCAGGCGATCCGATCGACGGCGTGGTCGAGGTGGCCGGTCCTGAGCGGATGCCGCTGCCGCAGTTCGTCTCACGTGTGCTGTTGGCCGACCGCGATGAGCGCTTCGTGGTCGCCGACGACAACGCACGCACTCACGGGTTCAACATCGCCTCGTCAGACCTCCTGCCCGGCGACGCGGCCCTCGTGGGCACCACCACCCTCGACACCTGGATCCGGGAACCGCGCCCGCGCTGA
- a CDS encoding MarR family winged helix-turn-helix transcriptional regulator: MTASPAPAVALADMVCFNLHAAFRAVTAAYRPLLEPLGLSYPQYLVLAVLWDQGEAPVRELVDRLQSDYGTITPLVKRMEKQGLVTRTRNPRDERSVVVATTEAGQALSEHAPRIYQAITETFGFTPERAEVALDVLRSISAHALETS, from the coding sequence GTGACCGCCTCACCCGCTCCCGCCGTCGCACTCGCCGACATGGTGTGCTTCAACCTGCACGCGGCGTTCCGCGCCGTGACCGCCGCGTACCGGCCGCTGCTCGAGCCGTTGGGGCTCTCCTACCCGCAGTACCTCGTGCTCGCCGTGCTGTGGGATCAGGGCGAGGCGCCCGTGCGCGAGCTGGTCGATCGACTGCAATCCGATTACGGCACGATCACGCCGCTGGTCAAGCGCATGGAGAAGCAGGGCTTGGTCACTCGCACACGCAATCCGCGCGACGAACGGTCGGTCGTGGTCGCCACCACCGAGGCGGGGCAGGCGCTCAGCGAACACGCACCGCGCATCTACCAGGCCATCACCGAGACTTTCGGCTTCACCCCAGAGCGCGCCGAAGTCGCCCTCGATGTGCTGCGGTCGATCTCCGCTCACGCGCTCGAGACCAGCTGA
- a CDS encoding sigma factor-like helix-turn-helix DNA-binding protein, which yields MALNELTSARARHEASAPDALGIATDDDPSAQAERAEALAVGTRRLVERLTPAQRAAFVLRVGFGYPYAQIADLLDTSPAGARQLVSRARRDLLRSPAQPVEGSAAHRHLLRELVFAARTGDLSRLELLLQRDLGLATRDRRSGRRRVTAG from the coding sequence GTGGCACTCAACGAGCTCACGAGCGCCCGAGCGCGGCACGAAGCATCGGCTCCCGATGCGCTCGGCATCGCCACCGACGACGACCCCTCCGCGCAGGCAGAGCGCGCCGAGGCCCTCGCTGTCGGCACACGGCGATTGGTGGAGCGTCTGACGCCCGCACAGCGCGCGGCGTTCGTTCTGCGTGTCGGTTTCGGCTACCCCTACGCGCAGATCGCCGATCTTCTCGACACGTCCCCCGCCGGCGCACGGCAGCTGGTCAGCCGCGCGCGACGCGACCTGCTGCGCTCTCCGGCGCAGCCCGTCGAGGGCAGTGCCGCACACCGGCACCTCTTGCGCGAACTCGTCTTCGCGGCGCGCACCGGTGACCTGAGCCGCCTCGAGCTGCTGCTGCAGCGCGACCTCGGGCTTGCCACGCGCGACCGCCGATCGGGGCGGCGGCGCGTGACCGCGGGCTGA
- a CDS encoding DUF2235 domain-containing protein, producing MSSPLTPKNIVICLDGTSNELDHHPTNAAKVFMMLDLDDPQTQIAYYDPGVGTLPSATAHGAIGRWMSRVGGLAFGFGMRTKVSRAYGWLVEHYRPGDRIYIFGFSRGAYTARALAALLSRPGLLRSGSEHLIDYAVAQYVKPAGTRKAVARRAREAKAFADALCWGTEGEPISGASGGFAPSVDDDLRVDIHAIPVEYLGLWDTVEAWFAGLGSLDWPDTASLWNVRRIRHAVSIDEARRPFRYLPIQCRAQCEEAWFPGVHCDVGGTFANHELATIALKWVFDGVCDALALRDKQSAEIYARYCRVERAWAASAPSHTNGWAWNLLLPARRHLPDHAVLHASVRERRAADASYLPSLARASAADRWTDEGWWMPHLAAALDASVPDGSAPTAAAALAVLP from the coding sequence ATGAGCAGTCCGCTGACCCCGAAGAACATCGTCATCTGCCTCGACGGCACGAGCAACGAGCTCGATCACCATCCGACCAACGCGGCCAAGGTGTTCATGATGCTCGACCTCGACGACCCGCAGACCCAGATCGCCTATTACGACCCCGGCGTGGGAACGCTGCCTTCCGCCACCGCGCACGGCGCGATCGGACGGTGGATGTCGCGGGTGGGCGGGCTCGCATTCGGCTTCGGCATGCGCACCAAGGTCAGCCGCGCGTACGGCTGGCTCGTCGAGCACTACCGGCCCGGCGACCGCATCTACATCTTCGGGTTCAGCCGTGGCGCCTACACGGCGCGTGCGCTTGCTGCGCTGCTGTCACGACCGGGCCTGCTGCGCAGCGGGTCGGAGCACCTGATCGACTACGCCGTCGCGCAGTATGTGAAGCCGGCCGGCACCCGCAAGGCCGTCGCCCGTCGTGCGCGCGAGGCGAAGGCGTTCGCCGATGCGCTGTGCTGGGGCACCGAGGGCGAGCCGATCTCGGGTGCGAGCGGCGGGTTCGCGCCATCCGTCGATGACGATCTTCGGGTCGACATCCATGCGATCCCGGTCGAGTACCTCGGGCTGTGGGACACCGTCGAGGCCTGGTTCGCGGGCCTGGGCAGCCTCGACTGGCCCGATACGGCGTCGCTGTGGAACGTGCGCCGCATCCGGCACGCGGTGTCGATCGATGAGGCGCGGCGTCCATTCCGCTACCTGCCGATCCAGTGCCGCGCGCAGTGCGAAGAGGCATGGTTTCCGGGTGTGCACTGCGACGTCGGCGGCACGTTCGCGAACCACGAACTGGCCACGATCGCGCTGAAGTGGGTGTTCGACGGCGTCTGCGACGCCCTCGCGCTGCGCGACAAGCAATCGGCCGAGATCTATGCGCGGTACTGCCGGGTCGAACGGGCGTGGGCCGCGTCGGCGCCGTCGCACACAAACGGCTGGGCGTGGAACCTGCTGCTGCCCGCCCGCCGTCACCTGCCCGACCACGCCGTGCTGCACGCGTCGGTGCGCGAGCGGCGGGCCGCCGATGCGTCGTACCTGCCCAGCCTTGCCCGCGCGAGCGCGGCCGACCGCTGGACCGACGAGGGGTGGTGGATGCCGCACCTCGCGGCTGCTCTCGATGCGTCGGTCCCGGACGGCTCGGCGCCGACTGCCGCCGCCGCTCTCGCCGTCCTCCCGTGA
- a CDS encoding Imm61 family immunity protein — MTEDLPILSGAFAAFARQGGYVARPEGGALMIASEAGGEIRFSVHRRGDDLVLTRAERSEDERLIMWSSAVGEIENYLTVVIGDDVRAVTGLGMLDGPTDAPQLATGQHVVQVGDSAFAISRADGIPDHARFATADTAAPVYTYSATVGHSADAVRAAYLAPDGAPLFRLWQPRPR, encoded by the coding sequence ATGACAGAAGATCTCCCCATACTCTCCGGCGCCTTTGCGGCATTCGCGCGGCAGGGCGGCTACGTGGCCCGGCCCGAGGGCGGTGCGCTGATGATCGCGTCCGAAGCCGGCGGCGAGATCCGCTTCTCCGTCCACCGACGCGGCGACGACCTGGTGCTCACCCGCGCCGAGCGCAGCGAAGACGAGCGGCTGATCATGTGGTCGAGCGCCGTCGGTGAGATCGAAAACTACCTGACCGTTGTCATCGGCGACGACGTGCGCGCCGTCACAGGGCTCGGCATGCTCGATGGCCCCACCGACGCACCTCAGCTCGCCACCGGGCAGCACGTCGTTCAGGTCGGCGACAGCGCCTTCGCAATCAGCCGGGCCGACGGCATCCCGGACCACGCCCGCTTCGCGACGGCGGACACCGCCGCCCCCGTCTACACCTACAGCGCCACCGTCGGACACTCCGCCGATGCCGTGCGCGCCGCATACCTCGCACCCGACGGCGCACCGCTGTTCCGGTTGTGGCAACCGCGCCCACGGTGA
- a CDS encoding Imm61 family immunity protein, with amino-acid sequence MTQHVPLLSEAFAAFARQGGYVARPEGDALMIASEPGGEIRFYIRRRGDNLALSRAERSEDEQLVMSSSTVGEIEKYLTVVIGDDVRTVTGLGMLDGPTDASQLAAGQHVVQVDDGAFAISQSDGILDPARFPTADIAAPIYTYSSTVGHSTDEVRAAYLSRDGAPLFRLWQPRRA; translated from the coding sequence ATGACTCAACATGTTCCCCTGCTCTCCGAAGCTTTTGCGGCGTTCGCGCGGCAGGGCGGCTACGTGGCTCGGCCGGAGGGCGATGCGCTGATGATCGCGTCCGAACCCGGCGGCGAGATCCGCTTCTACATCCGTCGACGCGGCGACAATCTCGCGCTCAGTCGCGCCGAGCGCAGTGAAGACGAGCAACTCGTCATGTCGTCGAGTACTGTCGGTGAGATCGAGAAGTATCTAACTGTCGTCATCGGCGACGACGTGCGCACCGTCACCGGTCTCGGCATGCTCGACGGGCCCACCGACGCATCGCAGCTAGCCGCCGGGCAGCACGTCGTGCAGGTAGATGACGGAGCTTTCGCTATCAGCCAGTCCGACGGCATCCTGGATCCCGCCCGCTTCCCGACGGCAGACATCGCCGCACCCATCTACACCTACAGCAGCACGGTCGGGCACTCCACCGATGAGGTGCGCGCCGCGTACCTGAGCCGCGACGGAGCACCCCTGTTCCGGTTGTGGCAACCGCGCCGCGCATGA
- a CDS encoding TNT domain-containing protein — MHTRDPSGNGWTRAADDPVTPKDLGYGQPMHDHGTSDPYPDANQMDPDTGNLRADPGAPYGRFDDGTPLSKQDYDDRYVFGNGHDNYPPNAGAVRGSRVHYDDWDAFQRDYGTEMDRIGHPGGSYIGVKEDGVSPSFEQRSLPTSSLQKEFHNYQTGGSLPGGWKVEASEIAPGFGHQGGGIQLRVLDASGNPVNVATLLKMGLLS, encoded by the coding sequence GTGCACACCCGCGATCCGTCCGGCAACGGATGGACCCGCGCCGCCGACGACCCTGTCACGCCCAAGGATCTCGGCTACGGGCAGCCCATGCACGATCACGGCACCTCAGACCCCTACCCGGATGCGAACCAGATGGACCCCGACACCGGAAATCTTCGAGCCGACCCGGGCGCGCCATATGGGCGCTTCGACGACGGCACACCGCTCTCGAAACAGGACTACGACGACCGGTATGTGTTCGGCAACGGCCATGACAACTACCCGCCCAATGCAGGAGCGGTTCGCGGTTCTCGTGTGCATTACGACGACTGGGACGCCTTTCAGCGCGACTACGGCACCGAGATGGACCGCATCGGCCATCCTGGCGGGAGCTACATCGGCGTGAAGGAAGACGGCGTGTCACCATCGTTCGAGCAACGGTCTCTTCCGACGTCTTCGCTGCAGAAGGAGTTCCACAATTACCAGACCGGCGGGTCGCTTCCCGGAGGTTGGAAGGTCGAAGCCAGCGAAATCGCGCCCGGGTTCGGCCACCAGGGTGGTGGAATCCAGCTACGTGTTCTCGATGCGAGCGGTAACCCGGTGAACGTCGCAACGCTGCTGAAGATGGGATTGCTGTCATGA
- a CDS encoding YbaB/EbfC family nucleoid-associated protein produces MNDDATLPGDPDLTIARVQEQVEQAQQRARVAQQMRVEVEAVRGKATSPRRELAVTVDASGRLVDVELSDAAMDLRTRDLSRLIVETAQAAQRDAGEQAVAVTSRAFGDESPVVARLRDELDARAAEAED; encoded by the coding sequence GTGAACGATGACGCCACGCTTCCCGGCGATCCCGATCTGACGATCGCGCGCGTGCAAGAGCAGGTCGAACAGGCTCAGCAGCGCGCTCGCGTCGCCCAGCAGATGCGGGTCGAGGTCGAAGCGGTACGCGGCAAGGCGACCTCCCCACGCCGAGAGCTGGCAGTGACCGTCGACGCCTCGGGGCGCCTGGTCGACGTCGAGTTGTCCGACGCGGCGATGGACCTGCGCACGCGAGACCTGAGCCGGCTGATCGTCGAGACCGCGCAGGCCGCTCAGCGCGACGCCGGTGAACAGGCGGTGGCCGTGACATCCCGAGCATTCGGCGACGAGTCACCGGTGGTCGCCCGCCTGCGCGACGAACTCGATGCGCGCGCCGCAGAGGCCGAGGACTGA
- a CDS encoding sigma-70 family RNA polymerase sigma factor, translating into MDVDTQSSPHDDGLTDFVAVRGILFGIAYRMLRNPADAEDVVQETWLRWQRHDHAVVRDPAAFLATTARHVALNELTSARARHEASAPDALGIATDDDPSAQAERAEALAVGTRRLVERLTPAQRAAFVLRVGFGYPYAQIADLLDTSPAGARQLVSRARRDLLRSPTQPVEGGAAHRHLLRELVFAARTGDLNRLELLLQRDLGLATRDRRSGRRRVAAG; encoded by the coding sequence GTGGACGTCGACACGCAGTCCTCACCACACGATGACGGGTTGACCGACTTCGTCGCCGTACGCGGAATCCTCTTCGGAATCGCGTACCGGATGCTGAGAAATCCTGCTGACGCTGAGGATGTCGTGCAGGAGACCTGGCTGCGCTGGCAGCGGCACGATCACGCCGTCGTCCGGGATCCGGCGGCGTTTCTGGCCACCACGGCTCGCCACGTGGCACTCAACGAGCTCACGAGCGCCCGAGCGCGGCACGAAGCATCGGCTCCCGATGCGCTCGGCATCGCCACCGACGACGACCCCTCCGCGCAGGCAGAGCGCGCCGAGGCCCTCGCTGTCGGCACACGGCGATTGGTGGAGCGTCTGACGCCCGCACAGCGCGCGGCGTTCGTTCTGCGTGTCGGTTTCGGCTACCCCTACGCGCAGATCGCCGATCTTCTCGACACGTCCCCCGCCGGCGCACGGCAGCTGGTCAGCCGCGCGCGACGCGACCTGCTGCGCTCTCCGACGCAGCCCGTCGAGGGCGGCGCCGCGCACCGGCACCTCCTGCGCGAACTCGTCTTCGCGGCGCGCACCGGTGACCTGAACCGCCTCGAGCTGCTGCTGCAGCGCGACCTCGGGCTTGCCACGCGCGACCGCCGATCGGGGCGGCGGCGCGTCGCCGCCGGCTGA